The nucleotide sequence ACCCGTCGCGGGTCCGCCTCTTCGCCCCCGCGCGCTCCTGGGTGCGCCGCGTGCTGGCCGAGAAGCTGCGTGATGAGTCGTCCTCCGGCGGCGCGGCCGTCGTGGAGACATTCCAGTACGCCATGTTCTGTCTCCTCGTGCTCATGTGCTTCGGTGAGCGGCTCGACGAGGCCACGGTCCGCGCGATCGCTGCCGCCCAGCGCGAGCCGCTCATCTACAGGTCGAGGAAGATGGCCGTCTTCGCCTTCCTGCCGTCGGTGACCAAGCACCTCTACCGCGACCGCCTCCAGACCGTGCACGCCATGCAGCGGCGGAAGAAGGACCTGTTCGTGCCGCTGATCAACGCTCGGCGGGAGTACAGGAAACTCGGCGGCGAGCCCAAGAAAGAGAGCACGTTCGAGCACTCCTACGTCGACGCCCTGCTCGACATTAAGCTCCCCGAGGAGGGAAACCGCCCGCTGACCGACAACGAGATGATCAACCTCTGTTCCGAGTTCCTCGACGCCGGGACCGACACCACCTCCACCGGGTTGCAGTGGATCATGGCCGAGCTGGTGAAGAACCCGGCCATCCAGGAGAAGCTCTACAAAGAGATCAGCGCCACGAAGGGGGACGACCAGGACGAGGTCTCGGAGGAGGACGTCCACAAGATGCCGTACCTCAAGGCGGTGGTGCTCGAGGGCCTCCGGAAGCACCCACCGGCGCACTTCGTGCTGCCGCACAAGGCGGCGGAGGACATGGAGGTCGGCGGGTACCTGATTCCCAAGGGGGCGACGGTGAACTTCATGGTGGCCGAGATGAGCAGGGACGAGCGGGAGTGGGAGAAGCCAACGGAGTTCTTGCCGGAGCGGTTCCTGCCAGGCGGCGCAGGCGAAGCGGTGGACGTGACCGGCAATCGGGAGATCAAGATGATGCCGTTCGGCGTGGGCCGGAGGATCTGCGCCGGGCTGGGCATCGCCATG is from Triticum aestivum cultivar Chinese Spring chromosome 1B, IWGSC CS RefSeq v2.1, whole genome shotgun sequence and encodes:
- the LOC123125008 gene encoding cytochrome P450 89A2 gives rise to the protein MDTWHIFLGSILFAIPLILLLRGRKGGRLRVPPGPPSLPVLGSVVWLTNSLADVEPLLRRLFKRYGPIVSLRVGSRLSIFVADRRLAHAALVERGATLADRPALPSLKLLGENDNTITRASYGPVWRLLRRNLVSETLHPSRVRLFAPARSWVRRVLAEKLRDESSSGGAAVVETFQYAMFCLLVLMCFGERLDEATVRAIAAAQREPLIYRSRKMAVFAFLPSVTKHLYRDRLQTVHAMQRRKKDLFVPLINARREYRKLGGEPKKESTFEHSYVDALLDIKLPEEGNRPLTDNEMINLCSEFLDAGTDTTSTGLQWIMAELVKNPAIQEKLYKEISATKGDDQDEVSEEDVHKMPYLKAVVLEGLRKHPPAHFVLPHKAAEDMEVGGYLIPKGATVNFMVAEMSRDEREWEKPTEFLPERFLPGGAGEAVDVTGNREIKMMPFGVGRRICAGLGIAMLHLEYFVANMVREFEWQEVPGEEVDFAEKNEFTVVMKKPLRPRLVPRRA